The following proteins are encoded in a genomic region of Methylobacterium tardum:
- the moaD gene encoding molybdopterin converting factor subunit 1: MKLVYFAWVRERIGRPEEEVAPPPEVATVTDLVAWLRGRGEEYAYAFEDPGVVRAAIDRAHAKPDASIVGAREIAFFPPMTGG, translated from the coding sequence ATGAAGCTCGTCTATTTCGCCTGGGTTCGGGAGCGGATCGGCCGCCCCGAGGAGGAGGTGGCTCCGCCACCGGAGGTCGCCACCGTGACGGATCTCGTCGCGTGGCTGCGCGGGCGGGGCGAGGAATACGCCTACGCCTTCGAGGATCCCGGCGTGGTGCGCGCCGCCATCGATCGCGCCCATGCCAAGCCCGACGCCTCGATCGTCGGCGCTCGGGAGATCGCCTTCTTCCCGCCGATGACCGGGGGCTGA
- the pgsA gene encoding CDP-diacylglycerol--glycerol-3-phosphate 3-phosphatidyltransferase: MNAVLPRRRSPAWTLANCLTYGRLVAVPVMVALLFWPESHTARWTALGVFVAAAITDYLDGYVARTYDQSSALGRMLDPIADKLLVSACLLMLTADHTIIGSNIWAAIVILCREVLVSGLREYLAELKVGVPVSRIAKWKTTVQLLSLGFLVAGPAGETVLPGTESIGLTLLWLAAALTLWTGWDYMRAGIKHVIDDPR, from the coding sequence ATGAACGCCGTCCTTCCCCGACGACGGTCGCCGGCTTGGACGCTCGCGAATTGCCTGACCTACGGGCGCCTCGTTGCCGTGCCGGTGATGGTCGCGCTGCTGTTCTGGCCCGAGTCCCACACGGCGCGGTGGACGGCGCTCGGCGTGTTCGTCGCGGCCGCGATCACCGACTACCTCGACGGTTACGTCGCGCGGACCTACGATCAGAGTTCCGCACTCGGCCGGATGCTCGATCCGATCGCCGACAAGCTGCTCGTCTCCGCCTGCCTGCTGATGTTGACGGCAGACCACACCATCATCGGCTCGAATATCTGGGCCGCGATCGTGATCCTGTGCCGCGAGGTCCTGGTCTCCGGCCTGCGGGAGTATCTGGCCGAGCTGAAGGTCGGCGTGCCGGTGAGCCGGATCGCCAAATGGAAGACCACGGTGCAGCTGCTGTCGCTGGGCTTCCTGGTGGCCGGACCCGCGGGCGAAACGGTGTTGCCGGGCACGGAATCGATCGGCCTGACGCTGCTGTGGCTTGCCGCCGCCCTGACGCTGTGGACCGGCTGGGACTACATGCGGGCGGGGATCAAGCACGTCATCGACGACCCGCGCTGA
- the flaF gene encoding flagellar biosynthesis regulator FlaF, translating to MNTAANAYARTARSALSPREAESALLLKAAQRLISAEHGLASGEVRSLNEALSFNQRIWTLLSSEATADENPLPADVKQGVARLGVFVLRSCVDTMIEPTSEKIATLVSINNQLAAGLQGNPG from the coding sequence ATGAACACTGCCGCCAATGCCTATGCCAGAACCGCGCGCAGCGCTCTGTCGCCCCGTGAGGCCGAGTCAGCTCTGCTGCTGAAGGCGGCGCAACGTCTCATCAGCGCGGAGCATGGGCTCGCCTCCGGGGAGGTCCGGTCGCTGAACGAAGCGCTCTCGTTCAATCAGCGGATCTGGACGCTGCTCAGCTCCGAGGCGACGGCCGACGAGAACCCGCTTCCGGCCGACGTGAAGCAGGGTGTCGCCCGTCTCGGTGTCTTCGTGCTGCGCAGCTGTGTCGACACGATGATCGAGCCGACCTCCGAGAAGATCGCGACGCTGGTCTCGATCAACAACCAGCTCGCCGCCGGTCTGCAGGGCAATCCGGGCTGA
- a CDS encoding cytochrome c biogenesis CcdA family protein: MLGTVGFAFLAGLLSVLSPCVLPLVPIVLGTAASEHRLGPVALASGLAIAFTAIGLFVATIGFAIGLDGDVFRSVGAILLVLVGVVLMLPRLQAQVATAAGPVGAWAEERFAGIGTGGLSGQFAVGVLLGAAWSPCVGPTLGAASLMASRGEHLWSVALAMLAFGIGAAAPLMLLGLVSRQALMRWRGGLAAAGRAAKAAMGVVMVLLGLLLLTGLDKRVEAAAVAASPDWLNTITTRY; encoded by the coding sequence ATGCTGGGGACGGTCGGATTCGCCTTCCTGGCCGGCCTGCTGTCGGTGCTCTCGCCCTGCGTCCTGCCGCTTGTGCCGATCGTGCTCGGGACCGCGGCGTCGGAGCATCGGCTCGGTCCGGTCGCCCTTGCGAGTGGGCTCGCCATCGCCTTCACGGCCATTGGCCTGTTCGTGGCGACGATCGGCTTCGCCATCGGGCTCGACGGGGACGTGTTCCGGAGCGTCGGCGCGATCCTGCTGGTGCTCGTGGGCGTGGTCCTCATGCTGCCCCGCCTCCAGGCCCAGGTCGCGACCGCGGCGGGGCCGGTGGGAGCCTGGGCCGAGGAGCGCTTTGCCGGGATCGGGACCGGCGGTCTGTCCGGCCAGTTCGCCGTCGGCGTCCTGCTCGGGGCGGCCTGGAGCCCCTGCGTGGGCCCGACCCTCGGGGCGGCCTCGCTGATGGCGTCGCGGGGCGAGCACCTCTGGAGCGTGGCCCTCGCGATGCTGGCCTTCGGGATCGGCGCGGCCGCGCCGCTGATGCTGCTCGGTCTGGTCTCCCGTCAGGCGCTGATGCGCTGGCGCGGCGGGCTGGCGGCCGCCGGCCGGGCCGCGAAGGCAGCGATGGGCGTCGTCATGGTCCTGCTCGGCCTGCTGCTCCTGACGGGGCTGGACAAGCGCGTCGAGGCTGCGGCCGTCGCGGCTTCGCCGGACTGGCTGAACACAATCACGACGCGCTACTGA
- a CDS encoding SDR family NAD(P)-dependent oxidoreductase, whose protein sequence is MSSTPGTRAIYPSLQGKRVLVTGGASGIGAGLVEAFVLQGARVLFCDIADAAAQAVIARLSPGAAYAPLYRRCDLTDVEAVRALVTEAETALGGLDVLVNNAGNDDRHKLEDVTPAYWDDRMAVNLRHLFFAAQAAVPAMRRAGGGVILNFGSISWHLGLPDMPLYQTAKAAIEGMTRALARDLGRDGIRVVAIVPGNVQTPRQEKWYTAEGEAGIVAAQCLDGRIQPADVAALVLFLASDDARMCTGHGYFVDVGWR, encoded by the coding sequence ATGTCGTCAACGCCTGGGACTCGCGCGATCTATCCGAGCCTGCAGGGCAAGCGCGTGCTGGTGACCGGAGGCGCGTCCGGGATCGGCGCGGGTCTGGTGGAAGCCTTCGTGCTGCAGGGCGCGCGCGTTCTCTTCTGTGATATCGCCGACGCCGCGGCGCAGGCCGTGATCGCGAGGCTCTCTCCCGGGGCAGCGTACGCGCCGCTCTACCGACGCTGTGACCTGACCGACGTCGAGGCTGTCCGGGCTCTCGTGACCGAGGCCGAGACGGCCTTGGGCGGCCTCGACGTGCTGGTCAACAACGCCGGCAACGACGACCGCCACAAGCTCGAGGATGTCACGCCGGCCTACTGGGACGACCGCATGGCGGTGAATCTGCGCCATCTGTTCTTCGCCGCCCAGGCGGCGGTCCCGGCGATGCGTCGGGCCGGCGGGGGCGTGATCCTGAACTTCGGCTCGATCAGCTGGCATCTCGGATTGCCGGACATGCCGCTCTACCAGACCGCAAAGGCCGCGATCGAGGGCATGACCCGCGCGCTCGCCCGCGATCTCGGCCGCGACGGCATCCGGGTGGTGGCGATCGTGCCCGGGAACGTCCAGACCCCGCGGCAGGAGAAATGGTACACAGCGGAAGGGGAAGCCGGGATCGTCGCGGCTCAATGCCTCGACGGCCGGATCCAGCCGGCCGATGTCGCGGCCCTGGTCCTGTTCCTGGCCTCGGACGATGCCCGGATGTGTACGGGCCACGGCTACTTCGTGGATGTCGGCTGGCGGTGA
- a CDS encoding flagellar biosynthesis repressor FlbT, which yields MPLRLELKPFERLIINGALIRNGDRRSAFLIETQCKFLRESEIITESEADTACKQLHLTLTVIYLADDPAQGIDLFFRQATDLIRLVPAAAQQIAAIAELAEAGEYYRALKLGRKLAEWESAISLEAPAAT from the coding sequence GTGCCTCTGCGCCTGGAACTCAAGCCGTTCGAGCGGCTCATCATCAACGGTGCCCTGATCCGCAACGGGGACCGGCGGTCCGCGTTCCTGATCGAGACCCAATGCAAGTTCCTGCGGGAAAGCGAAATCATCACGGAGAGCGAGGCCGATACGGCCTGCAAGCAGCTCCACCTGACGCTGACGGTCATCTACCTCGCCGATGACCCCGCGCAGGGGATCGACCTGTTCTTCCGCCAAGCGACCGACCTCATCCGCCTGGTTCCGGCGGCCGCCCAGCAGATTGCCGCCATCGCCGAACTCGCCGAGGCCGGCGAGTATTACCGCGCGCTCAAGCTCGGCCGAAAGCTCGCCGAGTGGGAGAGCGCGATCTCGTTGGAGGCGCCGGCGGCGACTTGA
- a CDS encoding metallophosphoesterase: protein MTTFFTGDTHFGDQRALRFDHRPYPDLAAHDAGLIAAWNAAVTPTDIVWHLGDFALGPSGARIREILDGLNGEKHLIIGNNDGPETLTAPGWASVRHYAEFAVEGRMVVLCHYAFRTWNGMSRGALNLHGHSHGKLKPMPRQYDVGVDPMGPAPVALPAILTSRLRRKS from the coding sequence GTGACGACCTTCTTCACGGGGGACACGCATTTCGGGGATCAGCGGGCCCTGCGCTTCGACCACCGGCCCTATCCCGATCTGGCCGCCCACGATGCCGGCCTGATCGCGGCCTGGAACGCGGCCGTGACGCCCACCGACATCGTCTGGCATCTCGGCGACTTCGCCCTCGGTCCAAGCGGGGCACGGATCCGCGAGATCCTCGACGGGCTCAACGGCGAGAAGCATCTGATCATCGGCAACAACGACGGCCCCGAGACCCTGACGGCGCCCGGCTGGGCCTCGGTCCGCCACTATGCGGAATTTGCGGTCGAGGGCCGGATGGTGGTGCTCTGCCACTACGCATTTCGCACCTGGAATGGCATGAGCCGGGGCGCACTCAATCTGCACGGGCACAGCCACGGCAAGCTCAAGCCGATGCCCAGGCAGTACGATGTCGGGGTCGATCCGATGGGTCCGGCCCCCGTGGCGTTGCCTGCAATCCTCACTTCTCGCCTGCGCCGGAAGAGCTGA